One Antennarius striatus isolate MH-2024 chromosome 17, ASM4005453v1, whole genome shotgun sequence genomic window carries:
- the LOC137611502 gene encoding uncharacterized protein isoform X1, translating into MDEIADTQRPMFSRLQPLSLEHLKPLSLYSRLITSDPEASLDYLCNPIHFTIEMRNNCMKSNIHDSGIDEHYETPLKKADCRKSVSPDAGCFLDCSSPTAGQYSSSKIGITQNVSPQVSSEPQSPLYKPHSVMCKNDLSEVALAFDDDVDNIFSLNPFDTGTADRLADDVVSGKSLCSTTSQNAAGVLGPHFERRDDQDDGCKEDLNGKYSGNEVHFSTSYTRDVRRGKDPPQAKYLLPQATSDPLLNTGGVVVLEREGKPALSDPACREHVSLSEKCVSFTSGDLDPVVKGSDQLMTRLAEPLVGDVEKTNFGVPLFESSVCDDSTVMLSADGQSGRAFKEEQGGDVEPGQRLQVTFRQETTSDTSFETSQPLQVQVKSVIVVPLGPLTQQNAEPTNQPPKQISLNCKDKHVSARSCRPVIFDCESELMRDKGMYIYSVTRHMNENRGLNQGFGRGNTESTFVCVEDAITELHHLMDRVSDPSCVSAPWQHSSDLTHRNYQRRFGNLKPAHTLSEWKAKNCATHKRFAKALTEETT; encoded by the exons ATGGATGAAATTGCAGACACTCAGCGCCCGATGTTCAGCAGGCTGCAGCCACTTAGTTTGGAACACTTGAAACCTTTGTCTCTGTATTCAAGGTTGATCACATCTGACCCAGAGGCCAGTCTGGATTACTTATGTAATCCAATCCATTTTACAATTGAGATGAGAAACAATTGTATGAAGTCTAATATACATGATTCAGGTATTGATGAACATTATGAGACTCCACTAAAGAAGGCTGATTGTCGAAAGTCTGTGTCTCCAGATGCTGGGTGTTTCTTGGACTGCTCAAGCCCCACTGCAGGACAGTACTCTTCCTCTAAAATAGGAATAACACAAAATGTGAGCCCCCAGGTCTCCTCAGAGCCACAGAGTCCATTGTATAAACCTCACAGTGTGATGTGCAAGAACGACCTCTCAGAGGTTGCCCTTGCCTTTGACGATGACGTTGATAACATCTTCAGTCTGAATCCCTTTGATACCGGTACTGCAGATAGATTGGCTGATGATGTAGTAAGCGGCAAAAGTCTGTGTAGCACCACATCTCAAAATGCTGCTGGAGTACTTGGACCACATTTTGAAAGACGAGACGATCAGGACGACGGCTGCAAGGAAGATTTGAATGGAAAATACTCGGGAAATGAGGTTCACTTCTCTACGTCTTACACAAGAGATGTTAGGAGAGGAAAAGACCCCCCCCAGGCAAAATATCTCCTTCCTCAAGCTACCTCTGACCCCTTACTCAATACAGGTGGAGTGGTGGTTTTAGAGCGTGAAGGAAAGCCTGCATTATCTGATCCAGCATGTCGTGAACATGTGTCACTGTCTGAAAAGTGCGTTTCTTTCACATCTGGTGATTTGGATCCTGTTGTCAAAGGATCAGATCAGTTGATGACGCGTCTCGCTGAGCCTTTGGTGGGTGACGTGGAGAAGACTAATTTTGGCGTTCCCCTGTTTGAGTCTTCTGTGTGTGACGATTCCACTGTGATGTTGAGTGCTGATGGCCAGAGTGGACGGGCGTTTAAAGAGGAACAGGGAGGTGACGTAGAGCCTGGCCAGAGGTTACAGGTCACATTCAGACAAGAAACCACTTCGGACACCAGTTTTGAAACTTCACAACCTCTGCAAGTACAG gTGAAGTCAGTCATAGTGGTTCCGCTGGGACCGCTGACCCAGCAAAACGCTGAGCCCACCAACCAGCCACCAAAGCAGATCAGCTTAAACTGCAAAGACAAACATGTCAGCGCCAGGAGTTGCAG GCCGGTGATCTTCGACTGTGAGTCTGAGCTGATGCGTGACAAAGGGATGTATATATACTCGGTCACCCGGCACATGAATGAAAATCGAGGGTTAAACCAAG GCTTTGGTAGAGGAAACACAGaaagcacatttgtgtgtgttgaagatGCCATAACTGAGCTCCACCACCTGATGGACCGTGTGTCTGACCCCAGCTGTGTCAGCGCACCATGGCAGCATTCATCTGACCTCACTCACAG GAATTATCAAAGACGGTTTGGAAACTTGAAACCGGCACACACCCTCTCTGAGTGGAAGGCCAAGAACTGCGCAACACACAAGCGTTTTGCCAAAGCTCTGACGGAGGAGACCACTTAA
- the LOC137611502 gene encoding S100P-binding protein-like isoform X3, with translation MLFFKVKSVIVVPLGPLTQQNAEPTNQPPKQISLNCKDKHVSARSCRPVIFDCESELMRDKGMYIYSVTRHMNENRGLNQGFGRGNTESTFVCVEDAITELHHLMDRVSDPSCVSAPWQHSSDLTHRNYQRRFGNLKPAHTLSEWKAKNCATHKRFAKALTEETT, from the exons atgttgttttttaaggTGAAGTCAGTCATAGTGGTTCCGCTGGGACCGCTGACCCAGCAAAACGCTGAGCCCACCAACCAGCCACCAAAGCAGATCAGCTTAAACTGCAAAGACAAACATGTCAGCGCCAGGAGTTGCAG GCCGGTGATCTTCGACTGTGAGTCTGAGCTGATGCGTGACAAAGGGATGTATATATACTCGGTCACCCGGCACATGAATGAAAATCGAGGGTTAAACCAAG GCTTTGGTAGAGGAAACACAGaaagcacatttgtgtgtgttgaagatGCCATAACTGAGCTCCACCACCTGATGGACCGTGTGTCTGACCCCAGCTGTGTCAGCGCACCATGGCAGCATTCATCTGACCTCACTCACAG GAATTATCAAAGACGGTTTGGAAACTTGAAACCGGCACACACCCTCTCTGAGTGGAAGGCCAAGAACTGCGCAACACACAAGCGTTTTGCCAAAGCTCTGACGGAGGAGACCACTTAA
- the LOC137611502 gene encoding uncharacterized protein isoform X2 encodes MDEIADTQRPMFSRLQPLSLEHLKPLSLYSRLITSDPEASLDYLCNPIHFTIEMRNNCMKSNIHDSGIDEHYETPLKKADCRKSVSPDAGCFLDCSSPTAGQYSSSKIGITQNVSPQVSSEPQSPLYKPHSVMCKNDLSEVALAFDDDVDNIFSLNPFDTGTADRLADDVVSGKSLCSTTSQNAAGVLGPHFERRDDQDDGCKEDLNGKYSGNEVHFSTSYTRDVRRGKDPPQAKYLLPQATSDPLLNTGGVVVLEREGKPALSDPACREHVSLSEKCVSFTSGDLDPVVKGSDQLMTRLAEPLVGDVEKTNFGVPLFESSVCDDSTVMLSADGQSGRAFKEEQGGDVEPGQRLQVTFRQETTSDTSFETSQPLQVQVKSVIVVPLGPLTQQNAEPTNQPPKQISLNCKDKHVSARSCRPVIFDCESELMRDKGMYIYSVTRHMNENRGLNQGIIKDGLET; translated from the exons ATGGATGAAATTGCAGACACTCAGCGCCCGATGTTCAGCAGGCTGCAGCCACTTAGTTTGGAACACTTGAAACCTTTGTCTCTGTATTCAAGGTTGATCACATCTGACCCAGAGGCCAGTCTGGATTACTTATGTAATCCAATCCATTTTACAATTGAGATGAGAAACAATTGTATGAAGTCTAATATACATGATTCAGGTATTGATGAACATTATGAGACTCCACTAAAGAAGGCTGATTGTCGAAAGTCTGTGTCTCCAGATGCTGGGTGTTTCTTGGACTGCTCAAGCCCCACTGCAGGACAGTACTCTTCCTCTAAAATAGGAATAACACAAAATGTGAGCCCCCAGGTCTCCTCAGAGCCACAGAGTCCATTGTATAAACCTCACAGTGTGATGTGCAAGAACGACCTCTCAGAGGTTGCCCTTGCCTTTGACGATGACGTTGATAACATCTTCAGTCTGAATCCCTTTGATACCGGTACTGCAGATAGATTGGCTGATGATGTAGTAAGCGGCAAAAGTCTGTGTAGCACCACATCTCAAAATGCTGCTGGAGTACTTGGACCACATTTTGAAAGACGAGACGATCAGGACGACGGCTGCAAGGAAGATTTGAATGGAAAATACTCGGGAAATGAGGTTCACTTCTCTACGTCTTACACAAGAGATGTTAGGAGAGGAAAAGACCCCCCCCAGGCAAAATATCTCCTTCCTCAAGCTACCTCTGACCCCTTACTCAATACAGGTGGAGTGGTGGTTTTAGAGCGTGAAGGAAAGCCTGCATTATCTGATCCAGCATGTCGTGAACATGTGTCACTGTCTGAAAAGTGCGTTTCTTTCACATCTGGTGATTTGGATCCTGTTGTCAAAGGATCAGATCAGTTGATGACGCGTCTCGCTGAGCCTTTGGTGGGTGACGTGGAGAAGACTAATTTTGGCGTTCCCCTGTTTGAGTCTTCTGTGTGTGACGATTCCACTGTGATGTTGAGTGCTGATGGCCAGAGTGGACGGGCGTTTAAAGAGGAACAGGGAGGTGACGTAGAGCCTGGCCAGAGGTTACAGGTCACATTCAGACAAGAAACCACTTCGGACACCAGTTTTGAAACTTCACAACCTCTGCAAGTACAG gTGAAGTCAGTCATAGTGGTTCCGCTGGGACCGCTGACCCAGCAAAACGCTGAGCCCACCAACCAGCCACCAAAGCAGATCAGCTTAAACTGCAAAGACAAACATGTCAGCGCCAGGAGTTGCAG GCCGGTGATCTTCGACTGTGAGTCTGAGCTGATGCGTGACAAAGGGATGTATATATACTCGGTCACCCGGCACATGAATGAAAATCGAGGGTTAAACCAAG GAATTATCAAAGACGGTTTGGAAACTTGA